From a single Lolium rigidum isolate FL_2022 chromosome 7, APGP_CSIRO_Lrig_0.1, whole genome shotgun sequence genomic region:
- the LOC124678496 gene encoding vesicle transport protein GOT1-like, whose amino-acid sequence MLFDKGFLAMGNILFVSGVTLTIGLNSTVQFFTKPKNHKGSIAFGIGLFLVLIGWPVLGMMVESYGFVALFSGFWPTAAVYLQKTPSVGWIFQHPIVTSLLTRFRGRRVPV is encoded by the exons ATGCTGTTTGACAAGGGGTTCCTGGCAATGGGGAAT ATTCTCTTCGTGTCTGGTGTTACACTAACCATTGGGCTGAACTCAACCGTACAGTTCTTCACCAAGCCTAAGAATCACAAG GGTTCGATTGCTTTCGGGATCGGCCTCTTCCTGGTCCTTATTGGTTGGCCTGTCTTGGGCATGATGGTGGAGTCGTATGGCTTTGTCGCGCTATTCAG CGGCTTCTGGCCTACTGCTGCTGTATACCTGCAAAAGACCCCCAGCGTTGGTTGGATCTTCCAGCACCCTATTGTTACTTCG CTGCTCACTCGGTTCAGAGGAAGACGAGTCCCTGTGTAA
- the LOC124675724 gene encoding uncharacterized protein LOC124675724, giving the protein MDDRPQPPAATPTPAPQSLFVTSMSAPGSPYSALHPLLLPSPNPHLLLKPKTLTLSLSSSSLASSSPPAPASDAWELVHPTVTVAAASPVDGGLDDCAIFPPRLHEGLGLEEEAEEAAAKEEKDAEETDDEEEDEWLWGWGRCRAAARRAWAAGAGSVLVHGDCGCPAVRPAVWSAAAAAVVVGALLYVRRRDRRERDLLVLLSQEKDKRIAQLLHQIALLSDIRTGSEAIKILRNS; this is encoded by the exons ATGGACGACAGGCCTCAGCCGCCGGCGGCGACGCCGACGCCGGCGCCGCAGTCCCTGTTCGTCACCTCCATGTCCGCCCCGGGCTCGCCCTACTCCGCGCTCCACCCGCTCCTCCTCCCGTCCCCGAACCCGCACCTCCTCCTCAAGCCCAAGACGTTGACCCtctcgctctcctcctcctcactcgcctcctcctccccgcctgCCCCCGCCTCCGACGCCTGGGAGCTCGTCCACCCAACCGTAACCGTTGCCGCCGCTTCCCCCGTCGACGGCGGCCTCGACGACTGCGCCATCTTCCCCCCGCGCCTCCACGAGGGCCTGGGCcttgaggaggaggcggaggaggcggccgccaaggaagagaaggatgcggaggagactgatgatgaggaggaggacgagtggCTGTGGGGGTGGGGGAGGTGCCGCGCGGCGGCGAGGCGCGCGTGGGCGGCCGGTGCCGGATCCGTGCTCGTCCACGGGGACTGCGGATGTCCCGCGGTGAGGCCTGCCGTGTggtccgccgccgcggccgccgttgTGGTTGGGGCGCTGCTGTACGTGCGCCGCCGGGACAGGAGGGAGAGGGATCTCCTCGTCCTGCTCTCGCAGGAGAAGGATAAG AGGATAGCACAACTTCTACATCAAATTGCTCTGCTGAGTGATATCAGAACTGGGAGTGAAGCAATTAAAATATTGAGAAACTCTTAG